The following are encoded in a window of Arvicanthis niloticus isolate mArvNil1 chromosome 1, mArvNil1.pat.X, whole genome shotgun sequence genomic DNA:
- the Mex3b gene encoding RNA-binding protein MEX3B has product MPSSLFADLERNGSGGGGGGGGGGGGGGGSGGGETLDDQRALQLALDQLSLLGLDSDEGASLYDSEPRKKSVNMTECVPVPSSEHVAEIVGRQGCKIKALRAKTNTYIKTPVRGEEPVFVVTGRKEDVAMARREIISAAEHFSMIRASRNKNTALNGAVPGPPNLPGQTTIQVRVPYRVVGLVVGPKGATIKRIQQQTHTYIVTPSRDKEPVFEVTGMPENVDRAREEIEAHIALRTGGIIELTDENDFHANGTDVGFDLHHGSGGSGPGSLWSKPTPSITPTPGRKPFSSYRNDSSSSLGSASTDSYFGGGTSGSAAATSRLADYSPPSPALSFAHNGNNNNNGNGYTYTAGEASVPSPDGGPELQPTFDPAPAPPPGTPLLWAQFERSPGGGSAAPVSSSCSSSASSSASSSSVVFPGGGASSTPSNANLGLLVHRRLHPGTSCPRLSPPLHMATGAGEHHLARRVRSDPGGGGLAYAAYANGLGTQLPGLPSSDTSGSSSSSSSSSSSSSSSSGLRRKGSRDCSVCFESEVIAALVPCGHNLFCMECANRICEKSEPECPVCHTAVTQAIRIFS; this is encoded by the exons ATGCCCAGCTCGCTGTTTGCAGACCTGGAGCGCAACGGCAGCGGCGGTGGCGGGGGAGGCGGTGGCGGGGGAGGCGGCGGCGGTGGCAGCGGCGGGGGAGAGACTCTGGATGACCAAAGAGCCCTGCAGCTTGCTCTCGATCAGCTCTCCCTGTTGGGACTGGACAGTGATGAGGGCGCCTCTCTGTACGACAGCGAACCGCGCAAGAAGAGCGTGAACATGACCGAGTGCGTGCCGGTACCCAGTTCCGAACACGTCGCGGAGATCGTAGGGCGGCAAG GTTGTAAAATCAAAGCTTTGAGGGCGAAGACCAACACTTACATCAAGACCCCAGTTCGCGGGGAGGAGCCTGTCTTTGTTGTGACGGGCAGGAAGGAGGATGTGGCTATGGCTCGGAGGGAGATCATCTCTGCCGCAGAGCACTTCTCCATGATCCGAGCCTCTCGAAACAAGAACACGGCTCTCAACGGCGCTGTGCCCGGACCGCCCAACCTGCCGGGACAGACCACTATCCAAGTGAGGGTGCCATACCGCGTGGTAGGGCTCGTGGTGGGGCCAAAGGGCGCCACGATCAAGCGTATTCAAcagcagacacatacatatattgtgACACCCAGCCGAGACAAGGAGCCGGTTTTCGAGGTGACCGGGATGCCAGAGAACGTGGATCGCGCTAGAGAGGAGATTGAAGCTCATATCGCGCTGCGCACCGGTGGCATCATCGAGCTGACAGACGAGAACGACTTCCATGCCAATGGCACAGACGTGGGCTTTGATCTGCATCACGGGTCCGGCGGGTCCGGACCGGGCAGCCTCTGGAGCAAGCCCACCCCAAGCATCACTCCTACACCTGGCCGCAAGCCCTTCTCCAGCTATCGCAACGACAGCTCCAGCTCTCTTGGCAGCGCATCCACAGACTCTTACTTCGGTGGTGGGACCAGCGGCAGCGCAGCTGCCACTTCACGCCTGGCGGACTACAGCCCTCCCAGCCCTGCACTCAGCTTTGCTCACAatggaaacaacaacaataacggCAATGGCTACACCTACACAGCGGGGGAAGCCTCAGTACCTTCCCCGGATGGGGGTCCTGAGCTGCAGCCTACTTTCGACCCAGCTCCCGCCCCACCACCTGGAACACCCCTTCTCTGGGCCCAGTTCGAGCGGTCGCCTGGAGGTGGATCTGCCGCACCAGtatcctcttcctgctcttcctcggCATCCTCATCTGCCTCCTCGTCCTCTGTGGTCTTTCCCGGGGGTGGCGCCAGCAGCACACCCTCCAATGCCAATCTGGGGCTGCTGGTGCACCGCCGACTGCACCCCGGCACCAGCTGCCCGCGCCTGTCTCCGCCCTTGCACATGGCCACGGGGGCGGGAGAGCACCACCTTGCTCGCCGCGTGCGCAGCGACCCGGGAGGTGGAGGCTTGGCCTACGCTGCCTATGCTAATGGGCTAGGGACGCAGCTCCCTGGCCTGCCCTCCTCGGACACTTCGGGCTCCTCCTCGTCctctagctcctcctccagctcttcctcctcttcctccggGCTGAGGCGCAAAGGCAGCCGCGACTGCTCTGTGTGCTTCGAGAGTGAAGTGATCGCTGCGCTGGTGCCCTGTGGCCACAACCTCTTCTGCATGGAATGTGCCAACCGCATTTGTGAGAAGAGCGAGCCTGAGTGTCCCGTCTGCCACACGGCGGTCACTCAGGCCATTCGCATTTTTTCCTGA